Proteins encoded by one window of Aspergillus chevalieri M1 DNA, chromosome 6, nearly complete sequence:
- a CDS encoding putative chromatin assembly factor 1 subunit A (COG:B;~EggNog:ENOG410PRIP;~InterPro:IPR022043;~PFAM:PF12253) encodes MEVMDTSPGLPQPRSQSEQTLSTTHETPRKRPLRDVDDSMDVDSGAGAREKENQNQENTALDQKSSTENDSAEKPAVQEAVVENTSKPQPEVIKDDVRVEIPLNAIPPPNTTAEHAEQSATPAAKRRKVSPASKEAKQQEKEAKDRQKTEEKARKEEEKAKKEEEKAKKEEEKRVKDEEKKKREAEREEEKKKKEADREEERKRREEKKKAKEEEKAQKEEEKRKKEEERSKKARAQTRLNSFFAKPKTSTEASNAGSGAATQKESSNGTANEGTAKNVSDYYRIFPEFFLQSHTVVAPPHRFERDSEALEIMRQKVDKSLKNNDSSQEPPVFRPSELFRMIPYKRRRGRQTTTVKDILLQLQNMGSSGEGATTVEPPPGQRPQDLLNKVRMKSLRFGEDVRPPYQGTFTRNVPEPSAKKLSRNPFSRCLPETNYDYDSEAEWEEPEEGEDLDSEEEEEMSDDGEDDMDGFLDDDDDQPVDGKRRLIVGDLEPQSSGLRWQENDIDPVLHMYKIETISDSVTFPIDPFSTAYWQKPSKSSDATPATQPSNSNGTGAEGSNKTSNNNGLAILGSGPAKAKRSFPPEQLEEFKSAVNGSDLSKLGLVEILKKKFPKVSKEVLKDTLTSTATRVGNKESEKKWVCK; translated from the exons ATGGAAGTCATGGATACCAGTCCGGGGCTCCCTCAGCCTCGATCCCAGTCCGAGCAGACGTTATCGACGACACACGAGACGCCTAGAAAGCGCCCATTACGGGATGTCGATGATAGCATGGATGTGGACTCCGGTGCCGGTGCCAGGGAGAAGGAGAATCAGAATCAAGAGAATACCGCTTTGGATCAGAAGTCTTCTACCGAGAACGACAGCGCAGAAAAACCTGCTGTGCAGGAAGCTGTGGTAGAAAATACTTCGAAACCGCAGCCGGAGGTCATAAAAGACGATGTGCGGGTGGAAATCCCGCTAAATGCCATTCCCCCGCCGAACACGACTGCAGAGCATGCCGAACAATCTGCCACGCCTGCCGCGAAGAGGCGGAAGGTGTCCCCCGCGAGCAAGGAGGCTAAGCagcaggagaaggaagcGAAGGATCGGCAGAAGACGGAGGAGAAAGCTaggaaagaggaggagaaagctaagaaggaagaagaaaaggctaagaaggaggaagagaagcgggtgaaggacgaggagaagaagaaacggGAGGCTGAAcgtgaagaggagaagaagaaaaaagaggcGGACCgtgaggaggagaggaagcggagggaggagaagaaaaaggctaaggaggaggagaaggctcagaaggaagaggagaagcggaagaaggaggaggagaggtcTAAGAAGGCGCGG GCGCAAACGCGATTGAATTCTTTCTTTGCCAAGCCGAAAACCTCGACTGAGGCTTCTAATGCAGGTTCTGGAGCGGCGACTCAAAAGGAGTCATCTAATGGCACCGCGAATGAGGGTACAGCTAAGAATGTATCGGACTACTACCGCATATTCCCCGAATTCTTTCTGCAGTCGCATACTGTTGTCGCCCCGCCTCACCGATTCGAACGGGATTCTGAAGCACTGGAGATCATGCGACAGAAGGTGGACAAATCATTGAAGAACAACGACAGCTCGCAAGAACCGCCTGTTTTCCGGCCGTCAGAGCTGTTTCGCATGATACCGTATAAGAGACGACGAGGGAGGCAGACGACAACGGTCAAGGATATACTGCTACAACTTCAGAACATGGGAAGCAGTGGAGAGGGTGCAACAACAGTGGAACCCCCGCCAGGCCAACGGCCACAGGATCTCCTTAATAAGGTCCGAATGAAGTCATTACGATTTGGCGAGGATGTCCGTCCGCCATACCAGGGAACGTTTACCAGGAACGTCCCTGAGCCTTCAGCCAAGAAGCTTTCGCGCAATCCGTTCAGCCGCTGCTTACCAGAAACGAACTACGACTACGACTCAGAAGCGGAGTGGGAAGAGCCCGAAGAGGGCGAGGATCTGGActcggaagaagaagaggaaatgagCGATGATGGGGAAGACGACATGGATGGCTTCcttgatgacgatgacgaccaGCCCGTGGACGGGAAAAGACGGCTTATCGTGGGTGATCTGGAACCGCAAAGCAGTGGTCTCCGCTGGCAGGAGAACGACATAGATCCGGTTCTGCACATGTACAAAATCGAGACGATTTCAGATTCAGTCACCTTTCCCATCGATCCCTTCTCGACCGCGTACTGGCAGAAACCATCCAAGTCGAGTGACGCCACGCCGGCCACCCAACCATCCAATTCCAACGGTACAGGGGCCGAAGGGAGCAACAAAACTAGCAATAATAATGGTTTAGCCATACTCGGGAGCGGGCCTGCAAAGGCAAAGCGGTCCTTCCCGCCTGAACAGCTCGAGGAGTTCAAGTCGGCTGTAAATGGTAGTGACCTGAGCAAGCTCGGACTGGTGGAGAttttgaagaagaa GTTCCCCAAGGTGTCTAAGGAGGTGCTGAAGGACACGCTGACGAGTACGGCCACGCGGGTTGGGAATAAGGAATCGGAAAAGAAATGGGTTTGCAAGTAA
- a CDS encoding sugar O-acetyltransferase (COG:E;~EggNog:ENOG410PWAR;~InterPro:IPR024688,IPR018357,IPR011004,IPR001451;~PFAM:PF14602,PF00132,PF12464;~go_function: GO:0016407 - acetyltransferase activity [Evidence IEA];~go_function: GO:0016740 - transferase activity [Evidence IEA]), whose protein sequence is MAATHKRPEIIALAQDLNGVPMCEQYNPNNPKLLEARHHCRGVTADYNSFNTKTVSYDQIFAKRLEMLRRVVGKVGDGTFVEPPFLPDYGYTSLVVIGDRVQIGTNVSIFSAGHDTSILSRQKFVEFGHPVFIEDDCWIGGNVVILPGVRIGRGSTIGAGSIVTRDVPAFSVAVGSPCRVKKTIPSPEEEERDPGNPYRVLVREDREI, encoded by the exons ATGGCCGCCACCCACAAACGCCCCGAAATCATCGCCCTCGCACAAGACCTCAACGGTGTCCCCATGTGCGAGCA GTACAACCCAAACAACCCCAAACTCCTTGAAGCGCGCCACCACTGCCGCGGCGTGACAGCCGACTATAACTCCTTCAACACGAAGACGGTCTCGTACGACCAGATCTTCGCGAAGAGACTGGAGATGCTGCGTCGGGTCGTCGGAAAGGTTGGCGATGGGACGTTCGTGGAGCCGCCGTTTTTGCCGGATTATGGGT ACACCAGCCTCGTGGTAATCGGCGACAGAGTCCAAATCGGCACGAACGTGAGTATCTTCAGCGCAGGCCACGACACCAGCATCCTCTCGCGGCAGAAATTTGTCGAGTTCGGACACCCCGTGTTCATCGAGGATGATTGCTGGATTGGTGGGAATGTGGTGATTCTTCCTGGTGTGCGTATCGGACGCGGGTCGACTATTGGAGCGGGGTCGATTGTTACGAGGGATGTTCCGGCTTTCTCGGTCGCTGTTGGGAGTCCGTGTCGGGTGAAGAAGACGATTCCTTcgccggaggaggaggaaaggGATCCGGGGAATCCGTATCGGGTGTTGGTGAGGGAGGATAGGGAGATTTAA
- a CDS encoding flavin monoamine oxidase family protein (COG:H;~EggNog:ENOG410PH96;~InterPro:IPR002937,IPR036188;~PFAM:PF01593;~go_function: GO:0016491 - oxidoreductase activity [Evidence IEA];~go_process: GO:0055114 - oxidation-reduction process [Evidence IEA]) produces the protein MVDCGLSVLMVEARDRVGGRTYTVESDGTLYEMGGTWVTHHMAYLFKEMTRYKMDKDLTLTHHRGYGNDYYTINVPDATPRTLTHEEAGQITARAWSIFVNADGQNCRAICPLPHSQLNNILVSREEVERYDKISCRDRFEEIKHLLSTEEAWILTALLLHITGGSMVNSSLWDMIRSQALMSYDPANFSPIWTTFKLRQGQSALAGAMFQDAVDNGLQYVFQTPVKSIVERSNVVTVTTLAGRVFRARRMVSTIPLNVLHTIMFDPPLSPTRQEAITIGHVNYMNKIHADVEGSGLTSWNGMRYPNLLMFGYGDGVTPSGRAHIVGFGKDERATFVPERNPEKAVDAFQKLHPMEVNKMIFHNWNTDPWSLGGPAWWPPEFMTKYQEELQSRHGLVFFASADWAHGWRAAIDGALEQGSQAALQVVKEIREMRGVMARI, from the exons ATGGTGGACTGTG GTTTGTCGGTGCTTATGGTTGAGGCGAGAGATCGTGTTGGTGGACGGACTTATACAGTGGAATCGGATG GAACTTTATACGAAATGGGCGGAACTTGGGTAACGCATCACATGGCGTACCTCTTCAAGGAAATGACGCGATACAAGATGGATAAGGATCTAACGCTTACCCACCATCGCGGATACGGCAATGACTACTACACGATCAATGTGCCCG ACGCCACACCCCGAACCCTCACGCACGAAGAAGCCGGGCAGATAACCGCGCGAGCATGGTCCATCTTCGTCAATGCAGACGGCCAAAACTGCCGTGCCATCTGCCCACTGCCGCACTCGCAACTCAACAACATCCTAGTATCCCGAGAAGAAGTAGAGCGCTACGACAAAATCTCTTGCCGAGATCGCTTCGAAGAAATCAAGCATCTACTATCCACCGAAGAAGCCTGGATCCTAACagccctcctcctccacatcACCGGGGGTAGCATGGTAAATTCAAGTCTGTGGGATATGATTCGCTCCCAGGCACTTATGTCCTACGATCCAGCGAACTTCTCGCCTATCTGGACAACCTTTAAGCTGCGTCAGGGACAATCTGCGCTGGCTGGCGCTATGTTTCAGGATGCAGTTGACAACGGCCTTCAGTATGTCTTCCAGACACCCGTGAAATCGATCGTTGAGCGCTCGAATGTAGTCACGGTTACCACCCTCGCAGGAAGGGTGTTTCGTGCCCGCCGAATGGTCAGCACGATACCACTCAATGTCCTGCATACCATTATGTTTGACCCACCGCTGTCTCCGACACGCCAGGAAGCTATCACGATAGGGCACGTCAACTACATGAACAAGATCCACGCGGACGTCGAGGGATCCGGGCTGACGTCTTGGAATGGAATGAGATACCCCAATCTCCTAATGTTTGGATACGGTGATGGGGTCACCCCTAGCGGCCGTGCGCATATCGTCGGATTCGGGAAAGATGAACGTGCCACGTTCGTACCAGAGAGAAATCCGGAGAAGGCTGTGGATGCGTTTCAAAAGCTGCACCCTATGGAAGTGAACAAAATG ATCTTCCACAACTGGAATACCGATCCGTGGTCCCTCGGTGGACCGGCATGGTGGCCGCCTGAGTTCATGACCAAGTATCAGGAGGAGTTGCAGAGTCGGCACgggcttgttttctttgcgTCGGCAGACTGGGCGCATGGCTGGCGAGCGGCAATTGATGGAGCATTGGAGCAGGGATCTCAGGCGGCTTTGCAGGTTGTGAAGGAGATTAGGGAGATGAGGGGGGTTATGGCGAGGATTTAG
- a CDS encoding alpha/beta hydrolase (CAZy:CE10;~COG:I;~EggNog:ENOG410PPX0;~InterPro:IPR001375,IPR029058,IPR013094;~MEROPS:MER0031570;~PFAM:PF07859;~go_function: GO:0008236 - serine-type peptidase activity [Evidence IEA];~go_function: GO:0016787 - hydrolase activity [Evidence IEA];~go_process: GO:0006508 - proteolysis [Evidence IEA]): protein MPSQQFFHLLNALNTLQRSDKFSAFQVINAQYKSSPDENSHIAVDILVPRILADTEISRPCPIIIRIHGGFLVTGSSLYAPWFNDWILDYAIANRAVVISPNYRLLPEATGRDILDDIHDFWHWLRNTASVDGILRQTGAGGYLATQLAITFPSAINSVIAAYPMLDLRSRFYTESYSKPIVHVPNIPASVLMDHLTANNDTGTWITAVDPPDRLELAFSIVQNGLFLDVLGAEDKYLFPMDRIEDLLSAGKSIRLPPMFIFHGEQDSAVPIEGSRKFVQFLRRMAPTTSVMLYTQDGDHGFDAGATLETPWLRDRLARISAAWLKQSSANL from the exons ATGCCTTCTCAGCAGTTTTTCCATCTCCTCAATGCTCTCAACACTCTGCAGCGGAGCGACAAATTCTCTGCCTTCCAAGTAATAAATGCCCAATACAAATCATCCCCGGACGAAAATTCCCACATAGCAGTGGATATTCTGGTTCCCAGGATTCTTGCCGACACCGAAATATCAAGACCTTGTCCGATCATTATCCGTATCCATGGAGGATTTCTG GTAACAGGATCGAGCCTTTATGCACCGTGGTTCAACGACTGGATTCTCGACTACGCCATCGCAAACCGGGCCGTTGTCATATCCCCAAACTACAGACTTCTCCCAGAAGCGACAGGGAGAGATATCCtggatgacatccatgacttCTGGCACTGGCTCCGAAATACAGCCTCTGTGGATGGGATCCTGCGGCAGACTGG TGCCG GAGGCTATCTAGCCACTCAATTAGCGATCACCTTCCCGTCGGCTATCAACAGCGTGATCGCGGCATATCCAATGCTCGACCTGCGTTCTCGATTCTACACCGAATCATATTCCAAGCCAATTGTCCATGTCCCCAACATCCCCGCGAGTGTGCTCATGGACCACCTCACGGCCAACAATGACACCGGGACCTGGATCACAGCAGTAGATCCGCCCGATCGCCTTGAGTTAGCATTCTCCATCGTCCAAAATGGTCTGTTTCTGGATGTTCTAGGCGCAGAGGACAAATATCTTTTCCCGATGGACAGAATCGAGGATTTACTATCTGCCGGAAAGAGCATCCGACTTCCGCCTATGTTTATTTTCCACGGGGAACAGGACTCCGCGGTCCCCATTGAGGGGTCGAGAAAATTTGTACAGTTTTTGCGGAGAATGGCTCCGACTACATCAGTTATGTTGTATACTCAAGACGGGGATCATGGTTTTGATGCGGGTGCCACGCTTGAGACGCCTTGGTTGAGGGATAGGTTGGCGAGGATCTCCGCGGCGTGGTTGAAGCAGTCGAGTGCAAATTTGTAG
- a CDS encoding SDR family NAD(P)-dependent oxidoreductase (COG:Q;~EggNog:ENOG410PUEE;~InterPro:IPR002347,IPR036291,IPR020904;~PFAM:PF00106,PF13561,PF08659;~go_function: GO:0016491 - oxidoreductase activity [Evidence IEA];~go_process: GO:0055114 - oxidation-reduction process [Evidence IEA]), with protein sequence MIPDFSGVSLKGKTAIVTGASRGLGAGIALLLAKRGANIVVNYVTDGSAKRAQDVVNEINNQIGTKAILCRADVSKLEEIQLLVDAALKISETGQIDILIHNAAQGLEANLMDTTPEFYDQHFNCNVRGPIFLTKAVVPHIARGGRIVFISSAGARLGVSGQTVYAATKAADEALVRVWAKELGQSHNITVNCVNPGPIATDQWFQSDEQFIKEMQPMIESTPAAARVGEVDDVAPLVAFLCSDDARWTTGACLSANGGLYN encoded by the exons ATGATCCCCGACTTCTCCGGCGTGTCACTCAAGGGCAAAACTGCCATTGTCACCGGTGCCTCTAG GGGCCTAGGTGCGGGCATCGCCCTTCTTCTGGCCAAACGAGGCGCAAACATCGTGGTCAACTACGTGACCGATGGCAGCGCTAAGCGTGCCCAAGATGTCGTGAACGAAATCAACAACCAGATCGGCACGAAGGCGATTCTGTGCCGCGCAGATGTGAGCAAGTTAGAGGAAATCCAGTTGCTCGTGGATGCAGCATTGAAGATAAGCGAAACGGGCCAGATCGACATTCTCATCCACAA CGCCGCCCAAGGCTTGGAGGCCAATCTGATGGACACCACTCCCGAGTTCTACGACCAGCACTTTAACTGCAATGTCCGCGGCCCCATCTTCCTCACCAAAGCGGTCGTTCCTCACATTGCCCGGGGAGGACGCATTGTATTCATCTCTTCGGCTGGAGCCCGTCTGGGTGTAAGCGGCCAAACTGTCTACGCCGCCACCAAGGCCGCCGACGAAGCCCTGGTACGTGTCTGGGCTAAGGAGCTGGGCCAGTCTCACAACATTACCGTTAACTGCGTCAATCCCGGACCTATCGCTACCG ATCAATGGTTCCAGAGCGACGAGCAGTTCATCAAGGAGATGCAGCCGATGATCGAGTCTACTCCGGCTGCTGCTCGTGTGGGTGAGGTGGATGATGTTGCGCCCTTGGTGGCTTTCTTGTGCAGTGATGATGCAAGATGGACCACAGGAGCTTGTCTGTCGGCCAATGGAGGGCTGTACAATTAG
- a CDS encoding uncharacterized protein (COG:S;~EggNog:ENOG410QE8I;~InterPro:IPR006175,IPR035959;~PFAM:PF01042): MQQITYKHLPGPVGDCLKPASYATTATVPVSPTASLVYTTGHIGLRLDTAELVHESLEAEFKAIFTCLDAALKNAGAIRGLAQAYRFTSYLVRAEDEAVMQSVFRRMAPGHTPTWCSVLVKEINVKGMSAEIAAEGVVYSGDWCSCTLPYN, encoded by the coding sequence ATGCAGCAAATTACATACAAGCACCTCCCCGGCCCCGTGGGCGACTGCCTCAAACCAGCCAGCTATGCCACTACGGCTACAGTTCCCGTATCCCCCACCGCATCCCTCGTCTATACGACCGGCCATATCGGACTCCGACTCGACACCGCAGAGCTCGTCCACGAATCGCTTGAGGCAGAATTTAAGGCTATTTTCACCTGTCTGGACGCGGCATTGAAGAACGCCGGTGCCATTCGCGGCCTCGCGCAGGCTTATCGGTTTACAAGCTACCTTGTCCGAGCAGAGGATGAGGCCGTTATGCAGAGTGTGTTTCGGCGAATGGCTCCTGGTCATACGCCAACCTGGTGCAGCGTTTTGGTCAAGGAGATCAATGTAAAGGGGATGAGTGCTGAGATTGCAGCGGAGGGAGTGGTTTATTCTGGTGATTGGTGCTCTTGTACTTTGCCCTATAATTGA
- a CDS encoding uncharacterized protein (COG:S;~EggNog:ENOG410PWX2;~InterPro:IPR036864,IPR021858,IPR001138;~PFAM:PF11951;~go_function: GO:0000981 - DNA-binding transcription factor activity, RNA polymerase II-specific [Evidence IEA];~go_function: GO:0008270 - zinc ion binding [Evidence IEA];~go_process: GO:0006355 - regulation of transcription, DNA-templated [Evidence IEA]), protein MSSHASHSTSQLGKRTNSLAFAAMDCHTCASNGHKCDRQRPQCTTCLDQGQKCGGFAMPLSWDERRTWLGQTSRNKSLRTAPEEGDDVQRSSVSQHGDTTSPNSNPRNFRFVLNGNKTRKRRKVVQSRKENTPGPVTAAEAVTEDCLPALDGTNLDNIFLRGQQADPFPELASLAASEQWLDDPGNALFLNDTFDLSSSLDYFATLLPPELSAPSVHNPITMDRDPAESLTGPGGLPADAFPEALASLVHQGEASVEGGGVLTTQRSPVASGSGARLVPSAPVGSQSDALLQMYDSEFCVLPITSDTELNPFRFRQPLSQAPRVLFHSIFALCCRHLSQLTGSWSSEEREHRSQASKLLESALKIDQLARRGLTLLDPILILFTLDCTISASGRWSTHLSRVRSILETCGGATALNNARLRSQVAMMLWWDATLALVSRQGTVFSQQYLDHVAREEKNDRWSFYDLTGCPSDLVIYIFKLAQLAQQSEIASSMTWLTFDLNPVVQIESQLRAWKHFSFTAPEYSATDDSYDDSDKSERDGESAFHARQDRHHVAEAWRHALLLYIERIFRWDRSQKRPRSIKQLARLTLNHVRCCRRTSQMQKQLLLPVFLAGSETGDEDMQDLVRGYCHWWGKRSRFNMFHSVPALLEDIWGGGKWWGLVVDEKTKGAIGENVSMQFLFG, encoded by the exons ATGTCATCCCACGCCTCACACTCTACTTCCCAACTCGGAAAGAGAACCAATTCGTTGGCCTTTGCCGCCATGGACTGCCACACTTGCGCCTCTAACGGCCACAAATGCGATCGCCAGCGTCCGCAATGCACAACTTGTCTGGACCAAGGCCAGAAATGTGGTGGCTTTGCAATGCCTTTATCCTGGGACGAGAGACGCACATGGCTAGGCCAGACATCCCGAAATAAGTCATTAAGGACTGCTCCAgaggagggagatgatgTGCAGAGGTCCTCCGTTTCCCAACATGGAGATACTACATCACCTAATAGCAATCCCCGGAATTTTAGGTTTGTGCTGAATGGCAATAAGACGCGAAAGAGACGGAAGGTTGTCCAATCACGCAAGGAAAACACGCCCGGGCCTGTGACGGCGGCGGAAGCAGTTACGGAAGACTGCCTACCAGCGCTGGATGGGACTAATCTAGACAATATTTTCCTCCGGGGACAGCAGGCTGATCCATTTCCTGAACTGGCATCTCTTGCTGCTTCCGAGCAATGGCTTGATGATCCTGGCAACG CGCTTTTCTTGAATGACACTTTTGATCTGTCATCTTCGCTCGACTACTTTGCGACCTTGTTGCCGCCGGAGCTCTCCGCCCCATCAGTCCACAACCCCATAACGATGGACCGTGACCCCGCAGAATCGCTAACCGGCCCGGGAGGACTACCAGCGGACGCTTTTCCGGAGGCCCTAGCATCTCTTGTACACCAGGGCGAAGCTTCTGTTGAGGGAGGGGGTGTATTGACGACTCAGCGTTCTCCAGTGGCATCTGGGAGTGGAGCTAGGCTGGTGCCAAGTGCCCCGGTGGGGAGCCAGAGTGACGCTTTATTGCAAATGT ATGACTCCGAATTCTGCGTCCTCCCTATAACCTCGGATACTGAGTTGAACCCATTCCGCTTTCGCCAACCATTGTCCCAGGCACCTCGGGTCTTGTTCCATTCTATCTTTGCCCTATGCTGCCGGCACCTCAGTCAGCTTACCGGGTCCTGGTCATCAGAAGAGCGGGAACATCGCAGCCAAGCTTCGAAACTATTAGAGTCTGCTTTGAAAATCGACCAGCTTGCGAGGAGAGGATTGACTTTGTTAGATCCGATCTTAATCCTCTTCACGCTTGAT TGCACCATCTCCGCGTCTGGTCGATGGTCGACTCATTTGAGCCGCGTGCGGTCCATCCTTGAAACATGTGGTGGTGCTACCGCTTTGAACAATGCTCGCCTTCGGTCACAAGTAGCTATGATGCTCTG GTGGGATGCAACCCTAGCCTTAGTATCTCGTCAAGGGACCGTGTTCTCGCAACAATATCTAGACCACGTtgcaagagaagagaaaaatgatAGATGGTCATTTTACGACCTGACAGGATGTCCAAGCGATCTAGTTATCTACATTTTCAAACTCGCCCAATTGGCGCAGCAGAGCGAAATCGCATCCTCCATGACATGGCTGACCTTTGACCTTAATCCAGTCGTTCAGATAGAATCCCAGCTTCGAGCATGGAAACATTTCTCCTTCACAGCTCCCGAGTACAGTGCCACCGATGACAGCTATGATGATAGCGACAAAAGTGAGCGAGATGGCGAATCGGCCTTTCACGCCCGCCAGGATCGTCATCACGTCGCAGAAGCCTGGCGCCACGCATTACTACTATATATCGAACGGATATTTAGATGGGACCGGTCCCAGAAAAGGCCTCGCTCAATTAAACAACTTGCGAGACTCACATTGAACCATGTTCGGTGTTGTCGACGGACGTCACAAATGCAAAAACAACTATTGCTGCCCGTCTTCCTCGCAGGGAGCGAGACAGGAGATGAGGATATGCAAGACCTGGTCCGAGGATATTGCCAC